The following proteins are encoded in a genomic region of Nicotiana sylvestris chromosome 4, ASM39365v2, whole genome shotgun sequence:
- the LOC138890194 gene encoding uncharacterized protein: MNVAQQLAIAQLQSHPKTPNTAAPETAPRAEQVPERSSNKGSVADPAIVKMLEDLTKRIESGEKMIAANEKKVETYNSRVDQIPGAPPVLKCLDSKKFIQRPFPKEAAPKPIPKKFRMPKLPKYNGTTDPNEHVTAYSCAVNGNDIKNDKIECVLLKKFRETLSKGDMMWYHNLAPNSIDSFAILADSFVRVHAGAIKVVTRQSDMFKIKKRENEMLREFVSRFQMKRMELPLVSDDWEVQAFTEGLNE, translated from the exons ATGAATGTG GCACAGCAACTGGCcattgctcagttgcaaagccatccaAAAACCCCCAACACAGCGGCACCAGAGACAGCTCCCCGCGCTGAGCAAGTAcccgaaagatcaagcaacaaagGGTCAGTGGCTGACCCCGCCatagtgaagatgctcgaggacctcaccaaaaggatcgaatcaggtgagaaaatgattgcagccaacgaaaaaaaggtcgagacctacaactctagggtggaTCAGATCCCGGGAGCACCCCCAGTCCTAAAATgtttggattcaaagaagttcatacagaggCCATTCCCCAAGGAAGCGGCCCCAAAGCCTATTCCTAAAAAATTCAGAATGCcgaaactccctaagtacaacggtaCTACCGACCCCaacgaacacgttactgcctattCCTGCGCAGTAAATGgtaacgatataaagaatgacaAGATCGAGTGCGTATTGCTAAAGAAATTCAGAGAAACGCTTTCGAAGGgggacatgatgtggtatcacaacttggctcccaactccatagattcattcgccatatTAGCGGACTCCTTCGTAAGAGTGCAcgctggtgccatcaaggtagtaACAAGGCAGTCCGACATGTTCAAGATTAAGAaaagggagaacgaaatgctgcgagaattcgtgtCTCGCTTCCAGATGAAACGGATGGAGCTGCCgctagtctccgatgactgggaagtgcaggccttcaccgAAGGCCTGAACGAATGA